The following are encoded together in the Natator depressus isolate rNatDep1 chromosome 10, rNatDep2.hap1, whole genome shotgun sequence genome:
- the RAB11A gene encoding ras-related protein Rab-11A, giving the protein MGTRDDEYDYLFKVVLIGDSGVGKSNLLSRFTRNEFNLESKSTIGVEFATRSIQVDGKTIKAQIWDTAGQERYRAITSAYYRGAVGALLVYDIAKHLTYENVERWLKELRDHADSNIVIMLVGNKSDLRHLRAVPTDEARAFAEKNGLSFIETSALDSTNVEAAFQTILTEIYRIVSQKQMSDRRENDMSPSNNVVPIHVPPTTENKPKMQCCQNI; this is encoded by the exons TTGTACTTATTGGAGACTCTGGTGTGGGCAAGAGTAACCTCCTTTCTCGATTCACGCGCAATGAGTTTAACTTGGAAAGTAAAAGCACTATTGGAGTGGAATTTGCAACAAGAAGCATTCAAGTTGATGGCAAGACAATAAAGGCTCAGATATGGGACACAGCAGGACAGGAACGATACCGAGCTATAACATCAGC GTACTACCGTGGGGCTGTTGGGGCTTTGTTGGTTTATGACATTGCCAAGCACCTTACCTATGAAAACGTGGAGCGATGGTTGAAAGAATTGAGAGACCACGCTGACAGTAACATCGTCATTATGTTGGTGGGTAATAAGAGTGATTTGCGTCACCTTCGCGCAGTCCCTACGGATGAGGCCAGAGCTTTTGCAG AAAAGAACGGCTTATCATTTATTGAGACATCTGCTTTAGACTCTACGAATGTGGAAGCTGCTTTCCAGACTATTCTGACAG AGATCTATCGTATTGTTTCTCAAAAGCAAATGTCAGACAGACGTGAAAATGATATGTCTCCAAGCAACAACGTGGTTCCCATCCATGTCCCACCAACCACTGAAAACAAACCAAAGATGCAGTGCTGTCAGAATATATAA